One stretch of Daphnia pulicaria isolate SC F1-1A chromosome 8, SC_F0-13Bv2, whole genome shotgun sequence DNA includes these proteins:
- the LOC124310808 gene encoding microtubule-associated protein 1B-like isoform X7 produces the protein MRLLQPLADCQFHSRRRPRSIVSHSLLSLLSLSLLFLFISPFGTLIRERNNKSKAYTTSPTQVGLLSSVPDPKTNLGPSKFHWRIRAETMADETSSASSAFSPLSGGYLLIVLSEPHSEQHKQVLLEHLAKGLASWDSVETQIDIESELRNIATQCPNGEEVRNGEKLIQLASDSLVTEILIQPQLSTLKQCMRNLLASFTRHRHVIHAGYTLSGPGSWILQDGTYDFGDFMHIVQDPEIQRLYRAYESSITMDLHCADEGQWSAEQINQDPAIKAAKISINPPGRLSAAESQSQQDAVNSFIRYISDILPSVTLDHLLEPSDVVGNIRFNHPTLYVFPGGQGDSALFGISGFNILVDGGFGRKPCFWDFTRHLDRLDAVVMTRSNASSLSGLTGAICRKAASPVYPQMGHIFCNLPQDGEVDLGDIDQQINAADSTSESLTVNINDLCRAMSAGLGALQLKAQPIYRSATLEPINLYHKVGHGTLDMFIVSPSANSPEVKELMRLWRSGDVSTAFRTIKMGGKEFRIPLLDIVSVCALLVWQPADPNEPVTRLLFPGSAPQHKILEGLEKFRQLEFLKSPVFMAKDVAAPPSAVITPSSTSSAFTKSPVKTKSTSSPRHTPIEPVPVKASAVRKEVSSKPPPKAADHSGSNANSKEADAKPRPAPKVIKADVLSSSSRTGSTELRAKKAEAKPTTAAPIKSTTTTTAAKKETAMSVNGETNKTLAPKIKKDVANMKMVEARVHSFKSSASLKRAEEITKNKKPGDDKDIKDKVQRSQSQSREKRSASTVRGQPADEDKTRVKLVKKIAPSTTEATPVSPAKTMTKPIKAKPKETSKPAEPKAPVAKEPLKKDKPAAPKPKPAAAKETPKPAPKAPAASSSSSTPSGKAVKRPVKAAAAAAAAVVGAAAAVVAVAAVTTEEQPTEEQPAVVEEDFNAAEAPQAASSPKQDTPTEDGGQVPDETSVLEAIESQILEDVEAVEQESQHDSEPDPANAEDEVEEKEEEQAEEQAEEQAEEQAEEQAEEQAEGSVAGEVADADEAEESAEKDEEEVVEADEEEIAQVEDGGDEGVGSEEPEVADAVISEEVVQTEDAEADAETEDAEVAVTDEVVEEVAEQVAEEVAEEVTEEVTEEVAEEVAEEVAEEVKEKTDDEEVKEKTDDEEETVPETVEPEEFDEKSANDKEEVADVEENGKPDDVVDVQDEEEVANEAEERSIDNEVSVDVAQVDQRSNDQDDNLETDECPEPVEEEEIQPAVSSTSVDAGRPKSASPQPVASGDEMANVSENDIIDQIEQSHNLDATQQESPKEQVEELQEPSEEKEVVDKKDENVEDDKVEDKDENLIEDQHEEIATTSPEPVEEEIQPAVSSQSVETSKPLSPSPQPEPEEHQDDNVEDVDREKEVEEEEKVHQEESSLDHQTIDKELDEEKDKEEDDKQPDVVASQLSGPCDSSTTEEIQSKESADVVSEKVDNVEKEEEIDDQHVDDQHDIEKRQSHELTVESTGHQEDALSSLSSLSDLEPTPVLDRSGASLYEEEQQLSSMESQPESHQFTQKSAPQMEESSPKDMQQTTKSSSLAVVDDESSGPSSVEVEEEFKAEIVVRPVPISVPLDDFVAPHQPAPSPPVVKSPVKEIPTPLVLDEEDDGVEVEEEAFQQEIKTKDSAVPITPVEEDQGASSFSYEEPQGQSEDRQLPSSQFNSDKKEESAVDGTAVSRSKEAEAEEFRASIDNQYGDFMKTPATEEKSKQKTPEEKPSTETTVEKKQPEEKCEAAVEKKTEEKISSPVEAKCAAVEEKKSEEVKKTTPEVKPAEKDEEEEEVEEEIVSKVVDNKSVKAEKVEESSVKEIAKSPETKPLDESDILEMIVGDIVTEKVEVSTTDDKSAKVSVDLEAEVVKTSEPIVESFQAVDSESTQSTKDADSHESFLDKVKNFVEDVKSSFVEDVKVSKMDTKPVESQEKEKVSLEETKEVFKKEELSIAVHAMEAEAHPTEDIEKKNVKDSIPEVPIQTTDTKSVKFDEVEVPQVSGKEKSFIEEVVQKICSVELVEKVSECLTKEKEPTGMAAKEEEEESVPVFEKCEKYGKTEKDVLAVVEPMLQATTETVVLSAEVKSQRSSTSEAAPLELELDIPERKLSNVSASSVTSVEKDAIVEAVVSEIKTTVSESEKKMANIESEIKSATIETEIKLAAIEAEIKSVSTEAEIKSATIQAEIKSTTIETEIKLAAIETEIKSASTEAEMKSATIESDIKSVASEPVTDTTDLVFVAPVTASSPIDGPELLKELTFPQGLPSKSETDSSLNSLVDEIKETIQDVKVSLTESTTKSETDSTPSKDKVEDVKQILADVKETLKLESDNSSKSQVEEIKEIIHADVKATLESAPKSETVCHSVDEEVRETVADVRKASLEMTFDADLTKPKMEEVKEVISDLRKASLEMTFDAVLAKPKMEEVKEIISDARKASLEMTFDADLTKPKMEEVKEVISDLRKASLEMTFDADLTKLKVEEAKEVISDVRKASVEMTIDADLPKSKVEEVKEIISDVRKASLEMTIDADLTKPKAEEAKEIISDVRKASLEMTIDANSPTSKVEEIKEIVADAKKASVETASKSEADLYKPQVEEIKEIIQDVKEAVESMSKSESVIETQVQQVKEMSFESSSKSETEVSCKSKLEEAKEIIPDVKKTEELALKCESILQETQVQQVKEITLVADCDAHSGLSSKVEEVKETIEDVKKMSSDLFASKKETVEEVKEVIHDVKETSSSAVSKVAEVAESLSQLEAKVEVKAVTPEPEVIPQAASQLKCDPLANLPVVALVETSKNVIEEVKPKSADLAKLDVVDKTEQLKPETIDCSNVSCSSSTSVTPKTPLSPNIARREVAVESTVIPAAANLESFAAPPPTRFGDDVRDVSQPSSLDSMEVHSNSSTSLAGAEKQHEEDEDEDVAATSLTPTINYLAAGYEGVSISTASKLSTIASSDGETDGAQPPSLDSNWSSKTFDKLTLAAESGARHQPEESAFSSGPSSWDDREPGARPYYVVSESISDRSATSSIISHATDDDYPAEKLDRPSLVSHVEPRSATGELNIKKELDVAPVSPVPSSPFSTDRCSSHGDFEANKDSLSSIQTSESSDFHLETKVDDSASAISSTRSDYSDDRSGSSVDPTLLQQQRLEQRSLTPRSDISCSSETTDPVTTANTTQLIQPGQQQTPVDLKANSKAELADPKLAPHNIWLKEKDTASSPNPFTDQYADDDTDHSEPLASSTLYYQQQQQPPVQQHHQQHLSDFESDRHSDSQSSSVPVAEYTDEYYVQHLDYVETTQKSSHPHPDEASDQEAYLYESEHDDQDHHYHPYATKYSDSYDEADLYPTEEAINDDYRHIGDHQNGNSYHYYESGESATTEEVVGNLHGQYEDLNRNDRTPTRDVQHPYVAPDVYESEPAVISPTSRQLDVTTAATTSSSRDERVLPQTSPLPSPQPHPLSQQLSPQQQQQQQHEDTLASWGKPLGLPAPVAPGVVFSSNGSNGSPLKRPATATNNGHKASDKAANGANNAASAPFYVDLAYIPHHSDPRYSDVDFFKRIRARHYVLSTLEPSAQVLDALLEGKQSWTGDDKDLDVTIIPTYDSDTLATWVSANEDLLARNRIDLAPSASRCTINLQDHETSCSAYRLEF, from the exons ATGAGGCTCCTCCAGCCGTTGGCCGACTGTCAGTTCCATTCGCGACGTCGTCCAAGATCCATTGTCTCAcattctctcctctctctcctctctctctctctccttttcctaTTTATTTCCCCCTTTGGCACTTTGATTCGAGAGAGGAATAACAAGTCCAAGGCGTACACAACCTCTCCAACGCAAGTCGGTTTGTTGTCTTCTGTACCCGACCCGAAAACAAATCTCGGCCCGTCGAAATTCCATTGGCGAATCAGAGCCGAGACGATGGCCGACGAGACTTCGTCCGCCTCATCGGCTTTCTCGCCGCTTTCCGGTGGCTATTTGCTGATCGTCCTCAGTGAGCCGCACAGCGAACAGCACAAGCAAGTCCTACTAGAACATCTCGCCAAAG GACTGGCCTCGTGGGACAGCGTCGAAACGCAGATCGATATCGAGTCGGAACTCCGCAACATCGCGACCCAATGCCCCAACGGCGAAGAAGTCAGGAACG GAGAGAAACTGATCCAGTTGGCTTCCGACTCGCTCGTCACTGAGATCCTCATCCAGCCGCAGTTGAGCACGCTCAAGCAGTGCATGCGCAATCTTCTAGCCTCGTTCACGCGCCATCGGCACGTTATTCACGCCGGCTACACATTGTCAGGACCTGGATCCTGGATTTTacaa GATGGAACCTACGATTTTGGCGACTTTATGCACATCGTGCAAGACCCCGAAATCCAGCGGCTCTATCGAGCCTACGAATCGAGCATCACGATGGACCTTCACTGCGCCGACGAGGGTCAATGGAGCGCCGAGCAGATCAATCAGGATCCTGCCATCAAAGCCGCCAAG ATATCCATCAACCCGCCCGGTCGATTGAGCGCCGCCGAGTCGCAGAGCCAACAAGACGCCGTCAATTCTTTTATCCGATACATTTCCGACATTCTGCCGTCGGTGACGTTGGATCATCTCCTGGAGCCATCCGACGTCGTTGGCAACATCCGGTTCAATCACCCGACCCTCTACGTCTTCCCAGGCGGACAGGGAGACTCTGCCCTCTTCGGCATCAGCGGATTCAACATTCTCGTCGATGGAGGATTCGGACGCAAGCCCTGCTTCTGGGATTTCACCCGACACTTGGACCG GCTCGACGCGGTCGTCATGACACGGAGCAATGCCAGCTCTCTCAGCGGCCTGACTGGGGCCATCTGCCGCAAAGCCGCCAGCCCCGTCTACCCGCAAATGGGTCACATCTTCTGCAATCTGCCACAGGACGGTGAAGTTGACCTCGGTGACATTGACCAGCAGATCAATGCGGCCGACTCTACTTCCGAATCGCTCACTGTCAACATCAATGATCTATGCCGGGCCATGTCGGCCGGACTTGGAGCTTTACAGCTCAAAGCACAGCCAATCTATCGCTCTGCCACTCTGGAGCCCATCAATCTCTACCACAAG GTGGGGCACGGAACACTTGACATGTTCATCGTCAGTCCCAGCGCCAACAGTCCCGAGGTCAAGGAGCTCATGCGTCTCTGGCGTTCTGGAGACGTTTCGACGGCTTTCCGAACCATCAAAATGGGCGGCAAAGAATTCCGCATTCCGCTGCTGGACATTGTCTCGGTTTGCGCCCTGCTGGTGTGGCAGCCGGCCGATCCCAACGAGCCCGTCACTCGCCTCCTGTTCCCGGGCAGTGCTCCTCAACACAAGATCCTCGAAGGGCTGGAAAAGTTCCGTCAATTGGAATTCCTCAAGTCGCCCGTTTTCATGGCCAAAGATGTGGCCGCTCCGCCGTCCGCCGTCATCACTCCGTCATCCACGTCCAGCGCTTTCACCAAGAGCCCAGTCAAGACGAAGAGCACTTCGTCGCCTCGTCACACCCCAATTGAACCAGTTCCTGTCAAAGCTTCGGCCGTCCGCAAGGAAGTGAGCAGCAAGCCGCCGCCCAAAGCGGCTGATCATTCCGGCAGCAATGCCAATTCCAAAGAGGCGGATGCCAAGCCACGTCCGGCCCCTAAAGTCATCAAGGCTGATGTCCTGAGCAGCTCGTCGAGAACGGGCAGCACCGAACTGCGCGCCAAGAAAGCGGAAGCCAAGCCAACGACAGCGGCGCCCATCaaatcaacgacgacgacgacagcggCTAAGAAAGAGACTGCCATGTCCGTCAACGGCGAGACCAATAAAACGCTGGCacccaaaatcaaaaaggatGTGGCCAACATGAAAATGGTCGAGGCCAGAGTTCACTCGTTCAAGAGTTCGGCTTCGTTGAAACGGGCCGAAGAGATCACcaagaataaaaaacccgGCGATGACAAGGACATAAAAGACAAGGTTCAAAGAAGTCAGAGCCAATCCCGCGAGAAACGCTCGGCTTCCACCGTTCGAGGACAGCCAGCAGATGAAGACAAGACGAGGGTTAAACTGGTCAAGAAGATTGCTCCTTCGACAACGGAGGCGACGCCGGTCAGCCCTGCCAAAACGATGACCAAACCCATCAAGGCCAAGCCCAAGGAGACGAGCAAACCAGCCGAACCCAAAGCTCCCGTCGCCAAGGAGCCGTTAAAGAAAGACAAGCCAGCGGCTCCTAAACCTAAACCCGCAGCAGCTAAAGAGACTCCTAAACCGGCTCCAAAGGCCCCGGCcgcttcatcgtcgtcgtcgactccATCAGGCAAAGCTGTCAAGCGACCAGTGAaagctgccgctgctgctgctgctgccgtcgtTGGAGCTGCTGCAGCTGTTGTCGCTGTGGCGGCTGTCACCACGGAGGAACAGCCAACTGAAGAGCAGCCAGCCGTTGTCGAAGAGGATTTCAACGCGGCTGAGGCCCCTCAGGCGGCCAGCTCACCAAAGCAAGACACACCGACCGAAGATGGAGGCCAAGTGCCGGATGAAACGAGCGTTCTGGAAGCGATTGAAAGCCAGATTTTGGAGGATGTAGAAGCGGTCGAACAGGAGTCGCAACACGATTCTGAACCAGATCCTGCCAACGCGGAAGATGAggtcgaagaaaaagaagaagagcaagcCGAAGAACAAGCCGAAGAACAAGCCGAAGAGCAAGCCGAAGAGCAAGCCGAAGAGCAAGCCGAAGGCTCAGTCGCCGGAGAAGTCGCTGATGCGGATGAGGCGGAGGAGAGCGCCGAAAAAGATGAGGAAGAGGTAGTGGAAGCCGATGAGGAAGAAATCGCCCAAGTGGAAGATGGCGGAGATGAAGGGGTCGGATCTGAGGAGCCCGAAGTTGCTGACGCGGTGATCTCCGAGGAAGTTGTCCAGACGGAAGATGCTGAAGCGGACGCCGAGACAGAAGATGCCGAAGTAGCCGTGACGGATGAAGTTGTGGAGGAAGTCGCCGAGCAAGTCGCTGAGGAAGTCGCTGAGGAAGTCACCGAGGAAGTCACCGAGGAAGTCGCCGAGGAAGTCGCCGAGGAAGTCGCCGAggaagttaaagaaaaaacagatgaCGAGGAAgttaaagagaaaacagaTGACGAGGAAGAAACCGTCCCAGAAACTGTTGAACCGGAAGAATTCGACGAAAAATCAGCCAACGATAAGGAAGAAGTAGCTGACGtcgaagaaaatggaaaacctGACGACGTTGTAGATGTtcaagacgaagaagaggtgGCCAATGAAGCCGAAGAACGATCGATCGATAACGAAGTTTCGGTGGACGTCGCTCAGGTTGACCAACGATCCAACGATCAAGATGACAACCTCGAGACGGACGAATGCCCAGAAccggtggaagaagaagaaattcagcCGGCTGTCTCGTCCACATCGGTCGACGCTGGCAGACCCAAATCAGCCTCTCCACAGCCGGTTGCATCCGGAGATGAGATGGCCAACGTGAGCGAAAATGACATAATCGATCAAATTGAACAAAGTCACAACTTGGATGCTACCCAACAAGAAAGTCCAAAGGAACAAGTCGAAGAGTTGCAAGaacccagtgaagagaaagaagTTGTAGATAAAAAGGATGAAAATGTCGAAGATGACAAAGTCGAAGATAAAGATGAAAATCTCATCGAAGACCAACACGAAGAAATCGCCACAACCTCGCCAGAGCcggtggaagaagaaattcagCCGGCCGTCTCATCCCAGTCAGTGGAAACTAGCAAACCTCTTTCTCCTTCTCCACAGCCAGAACCCGAAGAACATCAAGACGACAATGTCGAAGATGTTGACAGGGAGAAAGAagtggaagaagaggaaaaagtcCACCAGGAAGAGAGCTCCTTAGATCATCAGACCATTGACAAAGAACTCgacgaagaaaaagacaaagaagaagatgacaaaCAACCGGATGTGGTTGCCTCTCAGTTGTCTGGCCCATGCGATAGCTCTACCACTGAAGAGATTCAATCCAAAGAAAGCGCTGACGTTGTCTCTGAAAAAGTAGACAatgtcgaaaaagaagaagaaatcgatgACCAACATGTTGATGACCAACATGATATTGAAAAACGCCAATCACATGAATTGACTGTGGAGAGCACGGGCCACCAAGAGGATGCCctttcatctctctcttcccTTTCCGACCTAGAACCAACGCCCGTCCTTGATCGTTCCGGCGCTAGTCTCTATGAAGAAGAACAGCAGCTATCTTCGATGGAATCCCAACCGGAATCTCATCAATTCACACAAAAGTCCGCCCCACAGATGGAGGAGTCTTCTCCCAAAGATATGCAACAGACTACCAAGTCGTCGTCCTTAGCAGTGGTCGACGATGAATCTTCCGGCCCATCGTCAGTTGAAGTCGAAGAAGAATTCAAAGCAGAAATCGTTGTTCGACCCGTTCCTATTTCCGTCCCGTTAGACGATTTTGTAGCTCCACATCAACCAGCACCTAGCCCTCCTGTAGTCAAATCTCCAGTCAAAGAAATTCCTACCCCTCTGGTGCTGGACGAAGAGGACGATGGTGTAGAAGTAGAGGAGGAAGCCTTCCAGCAGGAAATCAAAACCAAAGATAGTGCCGTGCCCATCACTCCCGTCGAAGAAGATCAGGGCGCTTCTTCCTTCAGCTACGAGGAGCCGCAAGGACAGAGTGAGGATCGACAGCTCCCATCTAGCCAATTCAACTCggataagaaagaagaatcagCAGTTGACGGTACTGCAGTCTCCCGTTCCAAAGAGGCCGAAGCGGAGGAATTCCGTGCCTCCATCGACAACCAGTACGGTGATTTCATGAAAACTCCAGCCACTGAGGAAAAGTCCAAACAGAAGACGCCAGAGGAGAAACCATCGACAGAAACGACCGTTGAGAAAAAACAGCCAGAAGAGAAATGTGAGGCGGCAGTAGAGAAGAAAACCGAAGAAAAGATTTCTTCTCCAGTAGAAGCAAAATGCGCTGCtgttgaagaaaagaagagcgaggaagtaaaaaaaaccacTCCCGAAGTCAAACCCGCCGAGAaggacgaggaggaggaggaggttgaagaagaaattgtttcCAAGGTAGTAGACAACAAATCCGTCAAAGCTGAAAAGGTCGAAGAATCCAGCGTTAAAGAAATCGCCAAATCGCCTGAAACGAAGCCATTGGATGAATCTGATATCCTTGAGATGATTGTGGGAGATATCGTGACCGAAAAGGTTGAAGTCTCGACGACGGACGACAAGTCTGCTAAAGTTTCTGTTGACTTGGAAGCTGAAGTTGTCAAGACCAGCGAGCCCATCGTTGAAAGTTTCCAAGCGGTTGACTCTGAATCAACTCAATCGACAAAAGACGCCGATTCTCATGAAAGTTTCCTGGATAAAGTCAAAAACTTTGTCGAGGATGTTAAAAGTTCTTTCGTAGAAGATGTCAAAGTGTCCAAAATGGATACAAAGCCAGTGGAATCgcaggagaaagagaaagtctCGTTGGAAGAGACCAAAGAAGTGTTTAAGAAGGAAGAACTTTCCATTGCAGTCCACGCTATGGAAGCCGAAGCCCATCCAACTGAAgatattgaaaagaaaaacgttaagGATTCCATCCCAGAGGTTCCTATTCAAACTACAGATACCAAATCAGTCAAATTCGACGAAGTTGAAGTACCGCAAGTTtcgggaaaagagaaaagcttCATTGAAGAGGTGGTTCAGAAGATCTGCTCAGTCGAACTTGTTGAAAAGGTTAGTGAATGCCTTACCAAAGAGAAGGAGCCTACTGGAATGGCAGccaaggaggaagaagaggagtcTGTTCCAGTGTTTGAAAAATGCGAGAAATACGGAAAGACTGAAAAAGATGTCTTAGCTGTAGTCGAGCCCATGCTACAGGCAACTACTGAAACTGTTGTTTTATCAGCGGAAGTGAAATCCCAGCGATCCTCTACTTCTGAAGCAGCTCCATTGGAACTTGAGTTGGATATTCCCGAGAGAAAGCTTTCCAATGTTTCGGCATCGTCGGTCACTTCAGTGGAAAAGGACGCGATAGTGGAAGCAGTGGTGTctgaaattaaaacaacagttagCGAATCTGAAAAGAAGATGGCAAATATTGAGTCTGAAATTAAATCGGCAACTATTGAGACTGAAATCAAGTTGGCAGCTATTGAGGCTGAAATTAAATCGGTTTCCACTGAG GCTGAAATTAAGTCGGCAACTATTCAGGCTGAAATTAAGTCGACAACTATTGAGACTGAAATTAAATTGGCAGCTATTGAGACTGAAATTAAATCGGCATCCACTGAGGCTGAAATGAAGTCGGCAACTATTGAGTCTGACATTAAATCGGTAGCTAGTGAACCAGTCACAGATACTACCGACCTCGTATTCGTTGCTCCGGTCACTGCCAGCTCACCCATCGATGGGCCAGAACTTCTGAAAGAACTCACGTTCCCACAAGGATTGCCATCCAAATCGGAAACTGACTCCTCTCTTAACTCTCTAGTAGATGAGATCAAAGAAACCATTCAAGATGTCAAAGTGTCACTTACTGAATCAACAACCAAATCGGAAACCGACAGCACTCCATCTAAAGACAAAGTAGAGGATGTTAAACAAATCCTCGCTGACGTCAAAGAGACATTGAAACTTGAATCCGACAATTCGTCTAAATCTCAAGTGGAGGAGATCAAAGAAATTATTCATGCTGATGTAAAGGCTACTCTAGAATCGGCGCCAAAATCTGAAACTGTTTGCCACTCCGTAGACGAAGAAGTCAGAGAAACCGTTGCAGATGTCAGAAAGGCGTCCCTTGAAATGACATTTGATGCTGATTTAACCAAACCTAAAATGGAGGAGGTCAAAGAAGTCATTTCGGATTTAAGAAAGGCGTCCCTTGAAATGACATTTGATGCTGTCTTAGCCAAACCTAAAATGGAGGAGgtcaaagaaataatttcgGATGCAAGAAAGGCATCCCTTGAAATGACATTTGATGCTGATTTAACCAAACCTAAAATGGAGGAGGTCAAAGAAGTCATTTCGGATTTAAGAAAGGCGTCCCTTGAAATGACATTTGATGCTGATTTAACCAAACTAAAAGTGGAAGAGGCCAAAGAAGTAATTTCGGATGTTAGGAAAGCATCCGTTGAAATGACAATCGATGCTGACTTGCCTAAATCTAAAGTGGAAGAGGTCAAAGAAATTATTTCGGATGTTAGGAAAGCATCCCTTGAAATGACAATCGATGCTGACTTAACCAAACCTAAAGCGGAGGAAGCCAAAGAAATCATTTCAGATGTAAGAAAAGCCTCTCTTGAAATGACAATCGATGCTAATTCGCCCACATCTAAAGTGGAAGAGATCAAAGAAATTGTTGCTGATGCAAAGAAGGCATCCGTTGAAACGGCATCAAAATCCGAGGCTGACTTGTACAAACCGCAAGTAGAGGAGATCAAAGAAATCATCCAAGATGTCAAAGAGGCGGTTGAATCAATGTCGAAATCGGAATCAGTGATAGAAACCCAAGTACAGCAGGTCAAAGAAATGTCCTTTGAATCATCATCAAAATCAGAAACCGAAGTCTCGTGCAAAAGCAAATTAGAGGAAGCCAAAGAAATCATCCCAGATGTAAAAAAGACAGAAGAATTAGCGCTAAAATGCGAATCGATCTTACAAGAAACCCAAGTTCAACAGGTCAAAGAAATAACCTTGGTTGCAGATTGTGATGCCCATTCAGGTTTGTCGTCCAAAGTAGAGGAAGTCAAAGAAACTATCGAAGATGTTAAAAAGATGTCAAGTGACTTATTtgcatcaaaaaaagaaaccgtaGAAGAAGTCAAAGAAGTTATTCACGATGTCAAAGAGACATCATCATCTGCTGTTTCGAAAGTAGCCGAAGTCGCAGAATCCTTGTCCCAATTGGAGGCTAAAGTGGAAGTGAAAGCCGTCACTCCTGAGCCAGAAGTCATTCCACAGGCCGCATCCCAACTCAAGTGCGACCCACTGGCCAATTTGCCAGTAGTCGCACTAGTTGAGACTTCCAAGAATGTCATCGAAGAAGTGAAACCGAAGAGCGCTGATTTGGCTAAATTAGATGTCGTTGACAAGACGGAGCAATTGAAACCGGAGACTATTGATTGCTCAAATGTGTCTTGCTCATCGTCGACTTCCGTCACGCCCAAAACGCCACTCTCGCCCAATATTGCCCGCCGAGAAGTCGCCGTTGAATCAACGGTGATTCCAGCAGCTGCTAATTTGGAATCCTTCGCGGCACCACCACCTACTCGATTCGGAGACGACGTTAGAGACGTGAGTCAGCCATCCAGTTTGGATTCGATGGAAGTCCATTCCAATTCTTCCACTTCTTTGGCTGGAGCCGAGAAACAACACGAagaggatgaagatgaagatgtTGCAGCGACCTCACTGACGCCGACCATCAACTACTTGGCAGCTGGATACGAAGGTGTCAGCATCAGCACTGCGAGCAAATTGTCAACCATAGCATCGTCGGATGGCGAAACTGATGGAGCTCAACCTCCCAGTTTGGACAGCAACTGGTCATCCAAGACGTTTGACAAATTGACATTGGCTGCTGAATCCGGCGCTCGTCATCAACCGGAAGAATCGGCCTTCTCAAGCGGTCCATCCAGCTGGGACGACAGAGAACCTGGTGCCCGACCTTACTATGTCGTATCTGAATCGATCAGTGACCGTTCGGCCACCAGCTCCATCATCTCCCATGCTACCGACGACGATTATCCAGCTGAAAAGTTGGATCGGCCGTCTTTGGTCAGCCACGTCGAACCTCGCAGCGCCACTGGCGAACTGAATatcaaaaaagaattggaTGTGGCGCCCGTCAGTCCTGTACCGTCCTCTCCATTCAGCACCGATCGCTGTAGCAGCCACGGTGACTTTGAAGCCAACAAAGATTCTCTGTCCAGTATCCAGACCTCGGAATCGTCCGACTTTCACTTGGAAACCAAAGTGGATGACTCGGCGTCCGCCATCTCCAGCACCCGTTCAGACTATTCCGATGACCGATCCGGCAGCAGCGTTGATCCAACCCTTTTGCAACAGCAGCGGCTCGAGCAGCGATCCCTGACGCCCCGTAGCGATATCAGCTGTTCGTCAGAGACAACTGACCCCGTTACGACAGCCAACACGACCCAACTGATCCAACCGGGCCAGCAACAGACTCCCGTGGATCTCAAAGCCAATAGCAAAGCCGAGTTAGCCGATCCCAAATTGGCGCCGCACAACATCTGGCTTAAAGAAAAGGACACAGCGTCGTCTCCGAATCCATTCACCGATCAATATGCCGATGACGATACCGACCATTCCGAACCGCTAGCCTCTTCCACACTCTACtaccagcaacagcaacaaccgccAGTACAACAACATCACCAACAACACCTGTCGGATTTCGAGTCTGATCGCCATTCAGATTCGCAATCGTCGTCCGTTCCAGTTGCCGAGTACACGGACGAGTACTACGTTCAACATTTGGATTATGTTGAAACGACCCAGAAATCTTCCCATCCGCATCCAGACGAGGCCTCAGATCAGGAAGCGTATCTGTACGAATCGGAACACGACGATCAAGACCACCATTACCATCCCTACGCGACCAAGTACAGCGACTCGTACGACGAGGCTGATCTCTATCCGACGGAGGAGGCCATCAACGACGACTACCGTCACATTGGAGATCACCAAAATGGCAACTCTTATCACTACTACGAAAGTGGTGAGAGCGCCACGACCGAGGAGGTCGTTGGCAATTTGCACGGCCAGTACGAGGACCTGAACCGCAACGACCGCACGCCGACAAGAGACGTGCAGCATCCCTACGTGGCTCCTGATGTTTACGAATCCGAGCCCGCAGTTATCAGTCCGACCAGCAGACAATTG GACGTCACGACAGCTGCGACCACATCTTCTTCGCGTGATGAACGAGTGTTGCCACAAACGTCACCTCTTCCCAGTCCACAGCCTCATCCGCTTTCGCAACAGCTTTCgccacagcagcaacaacagcaacaacacgaAGACACATTGGCTTCGTGGGGCAAGCCATTGGGTTTACCAGCTCCTGTAGCTCCTGGTGTCGTCTTTTCCAGTAACGGCAGCAACGGTTCCCCGCTCAAGCGCCCAGCTACTGCAACCAACAACGGGCACAAAGCTTCCGACAAAGCCGCCAACGGCGCCAACAACGCTGCCAGCGCCCCATTCTACGTCGATTTGGCGTACATCCCGCATCACAGCGATCCTCGATATTCGGACGTGGACTTCTTCAAGCGCATCCGGGCTCGACACTACGTACTGAGTACTCTAGAGCCGTCCGCTCAAGTTCTTGACGCTCTTTTGGAGGGCAAACAATCCTGGACTGGCGACGACAAAGATTTAG ACGTCACCATCATTCCCACCTACGACTCGGACACACTGGCTACCTGGGTCAGCGCCAACGAGGATCTACTTGCCCGCAATCGTATTGATTTGGCACCATCAGCCTCCCGCTGCACGATCAATTTACAAGATCACGAGACTTCTTGCTCGGCCTATCGGCTGGAATTTTAA